One stretch of Hypanus sabinus isolate sHypSab1 chromosome 29, sHypSab1.hap1, whole genome shotgun sequence DNA includes these proteins:
- the LOC132383170 gene encoding charged multivesicular body protein 2a, producing MNAIFGRRKTPEEMLRQNQRALNRAMRELDRERTKLEQQEKKIIADIKKMAKQGQMDAVKIMAKDLVRTRRYVKKFIMMKANIQAVSLKIQTLKSNNTMAQAMKGVTKAMATMNQQLKLPQIQKIMMEFEKQTEIMDMKEEMMNDAIDDAMGDEDDEEESDAIVSQVLDELGLTLTDELSNLPSTGASLSVAAGKKAEPAVLEDADADLEKRLKNLRKD from the exons ATGAATGCCATATTCGGAAGAAGAAAGACCCCGGAGGAGATGCTCCGGCAGAACCAGCGGGCACTGAACCGGGCCATGAGGGAGCTGGACCGCGAGCGAACAAAGCTGGAGCAGCAGGAGAAGAAGATCATTGCGGACATCAAGAAAATGGCCAAACAGGGGCAGATG GATGCAGTGAAAATAATGGCAAAAGACTTGGTGCGAACGCGTCGCTATGTGAAGAAGTTCATTATGATGAAGGCAAACATCCAGGCCGTGTCACTGAAGATCCAGACTCTGAAATCGAACAACACCATGGCCCAGGCCATGAAAGGAGTCACCAAGGCCATGGCTACCATGAATCAACAG CTGAAGTTGCCTCAGATTCAGAAGATCATGATGGAATTTGAGAAGCAGACAGAGATCATGGACATGAAAGAGGAAATGATGAATGACGCCATTGATGATGCCATGGGCGATGAAGATGACGAAGAAGAGAG TGATGCTATCGTGTCTCAGGTCCTGGATGAACTTGGACTGACCCTGACTGATGAGCTGTCTA ATCTGCCAAGCACTGGAGCATCACTCAGTGTCGCTGCCGGGAAAAAGGCAGAGCCGGCTGTCTTGGAAGACGCAGATGCTGACCTGGAGAAACGGCTGAAAAACCTCCGCAAGGACTGA